The Arachis hypogaea cultivar Tifrunner chromosome 19, arahy.Tifrunner.gnm2.J5K5, whole genome shotgun sequence genome has a window encoding:
- the LOC112777295 gene encoding protein ASPARTIC PROTEASE IN GUARD CELL 2, protein MSPTKLAPLQGTMLLLLLILLTTTITITASTPSSPSNKLNHPHFQELNVKQTIADTKLNPTLIPKTPQKHNTTKHEGSAKWKLNLLHRDKVTTFNATQDHRTRFNARMQRDAKRVSALLRRLSAAAGKTSNYEAEEFGSDVVSGMEQGSGEYFVRIGVGSPPRNQYVVIDSGSDIVWVQCQPCNQCYRQSDPVFNPSESSSYSGVSCGSNVCSRLENAGCHEGRCRYEVSYGDGSYTKGTLALETLTFGRTVIRNVAIGCGHSNQGMFVGAAGLLGLGGGPMSFVGQLGGQTGGAFSYCLVSRGIGSSGSLEFGLESMPVGASWVSLIHNLRAPSFYYIGLSGLGVGGIKVSIPEDIFRLTETGDGGVVMDTGTAVTRLPTVAYNAFRDAFIGQTTNLPRASGVSIFDTCYDLYGFMSVRVPTVSFYFSGGPILTLPARNFLIPVDDVGTFCFAFAPSPSGLSIIGNIQQEGIEISVDGANGYVGFGPNVC, encoded by the coding sequence ATGTCACCCACAAAGCTTGCACCTTTGCAGGGCACAATGCTTCTGCTGCTCTTGATCCTTCTAACCACCACCATTACCATTACCGCTTCCACTCCATCATCACCTTCCAACAAGCTCAACCACCCTCATTTCCAGGAGCTCAACGTCAAACAAACAATAGCAGATACCAAACTGAACCCAACCCTAATCCCAAAAACACCCCAAAAACACAACACCACCAAACATGAAGGATCAGCAAAATGGAAGCTCAACCTACTTCACAGAGACAAAGTCACCACCTTTAACGCCACCCAAGATCACCGCACCCGTTTCAATGCACGAATGCAAAGAGACGCCAAAAGGGTCTCCGCCCTCCTCCGCCGTCTCTCCGCCGCAGCCGGAAAAACCAGCAACTACGAAGCAGAGGAGTTCGGGTCGGACGTAGTTTCGGGTATGGAGCAAGGCAGCGGCGAATACTTCGTCAGAATCGGAGTTGGAAGCCCACCGAGGAACCAATACGTTGTCATCGATTCCGGCAGCGACATCGTCTGGGTCCAATGCCAACCCTGCAATCAATGTTACCGTCAATCCGACCCGGTTTTCAACCCGTCAGAGTCTTCTTCTTATTCCGGCGTTTCTTGTGGCTCCAACGTATGCAGCCGCCTGGAGAATGCCGGCTGCCACGAGGGGCGGTGCCGGTACGAGGTTTCCTACGGCGACGGGTCCTACACGAAAGGGACACTTGCCCTTGAGACTCTCACGTTCGGGCGAACCGTGATCCGAAACGTGGCGATCGGGTGCGGGCACAGCAACCAAGGAATGTTTGTTGGGGCTGCTGGGCTTTTGGGCCTTGGTGGTGGGCCCATGTCTTTTGTGGGCCAGCTTGGTGGCCAGACTGGCGGTGCATTTAGTTATTGTTTAGTGAGTCGGGGCATCGGGTCGTCCGGGTCACTTGAATTCGGTCTTGAATCCATGCCCGTGGGTGCTTCATGGGTCTCCCTGATCCATAACCTGCGGGCCCCGAGTTTCTACTATATTGGGCTCTCGGGTCTTGGGGTTGGGGGCATTAAGGTATCCATACCCGAAGATATTTTCAGGTTAACGGAAACAGGGGATGGAGGAGTGGTGATGGACACCGGCACGGCCGTGACTAGGCTGCCGACAGTGGCGTATAATGCATTCCGGGATGCTTTTATCGGGCAAACCACAAACTTGCCTCGGGCATCCGGAGTATCCATTTTTGACACGTGCTATGATTTATACGGGTTTATGTCGGTTCGGGTCCCGACCGTATCGTTTTACTTCTCGGGTGGGCCAATTTTGACCCTGCCAGCTAGGAATTTCTTAATTCCTGTTGATGATGTTGGAACATTCTGCTTTGCATTTGCTCCTTCTCCTTCGGGGCTTTCCATTATAGGTAACATCCAACAAGAAGGGATTGAAATTTCAGTTGATGGAGCTAATGGGTATGTGGGATTTGGACCCAATGTTTGTTGA
- the LOC112777160 gene encoding F-box/kelch-repeat protein At3g23880, with product MRGNLLGTTDKRPKPLSPTKAPPILPGEVIEEILVRVPASTLVKLKIVCKSWNALISNPEFVSGNVHRSRADPRLVYRFRDSRKIHFSSVQSLFKNPSALLTKDGCFEMDGDLHILGSCNGLICLGLMSGRFHLGSIRLWNPCTRSASDWLKIRADMYGFGYDHVHDNYKFLEGCWRYGHKIHTFGSNYWTTIVQDPPSYHPKLGIGTFVYGTLNWVAQARSNFLEWVIISFDLANENFAPLSLPDMNNRDEHYDPAVGVLRDRLCVCLKENYGGWILWVMEEYGVQESWTKFITVFSNERVYPPMFYSLKAMYMAENDDVLAVSLCPSDSRIFKLVIINSNDAPKSHRIFGQRTFVDADNQNCYVYQESLVSPSDLGLPSFHY from the coding sequence ATGCGGGGAAACCTTCTCGGAACCACCGACAAGCGGCCGAAACCCCTGTCTCCAACGAAGGCGCCACCCATCCTTCCGGGCGAGGTGATCGAGGAGATCCTGGTGAGGGTCCCGGCGAGTACCCTTGTGAAATTGAAGATTGTGTGCAAATCATGGAATGCACTAATCTCCAACCCCGAATTCGTCAGCGGAAACGTTCACCGGTCACGAGCAGATCCAAGACTGGTATATCGCTTTCGAGATAGTCGCAAAATCCACTTTTCGTCGGTGCAGTCTCTATTCAAGAACCCATCCGCCCTTCTTACCAAAGATGGCTGCTTCGAGATGGATGGTGATCTGCATATCTTGGGTTCCTGCAATGGCTTGATCTGCCTCGGCTTGATGAGCGGTCGTTTTCACTTGGGATCCATCAGATTGTGGAACCCCTGTACCAGATCGGCATCGGATTGGTTGAAAATTCGGGCTGACATGTATGGTTTTGGCTATGATCATGTGCATGATAATTACAAGTTTCTCGAGGGTTGTTGGAGATACGGCCACAAAATTCACACCTTCGGTTCGAATTATTGGACAACCATCGTTCAAGATCCCCCATCTTACCACCCCAAGCTGGGGATAGGGACGTTTGTGTATGGCACTCTGAATTGGGTAGCTCAGGCTCGTAGCAACTTTCTCGAATGGGTGATCATTTCCTTTGACTTAGCCAACGAGAATTTTGCCCCATTGTCTCTGCCTGATATGAATAATAGGGACGAGCATTATGATCCTGCGGTGGGTGTGTTGAGGGACAGGCTTTGTGTTTGTTTGAAGGAAAACTATGGTGGTTGGATTTTGTGGGTGATGGAGGAGTATGGGGTTCAAGAGTCTTGGACTAAGTTCATCACCGTATTTAGTAATGAGCGGGTATATCCACCCATGTTTTATTCACTTAAAGCCATGTACATGGCGGAAAATGATGACGTTCTGGCTGTTTCCCTTTGTCCCAGTGATTCTAGAATTttcaaattagttattattaattcaAATGATGCCCCCAAATCGCATCGAATTTTCGGCCAACGAACTTTTGTCGACGCAGATAATCAGAATTGCTATGTTTACCAAGAAAGCTTGGTATCGCCCTCCGATTTAGGCCTTCCAAGTTTCCACTACTGA
- the LOC112779486 gene encoding F-box/kelch-repeat protein At3g23880-like, which yields MRPKPHSPTKAPPILPEELIEEILVRVPASTLVKLKIVCKSWNALISNPEFTSDNVYRSRADPRLVYRSRSKCKIHFSSVQSLFKNPSALLTKDCCFEMDDDLHILGSCNGLICLGLISGPFHLGSIRLWNPCTRSASDWLKIRAIDGDMYGFGYDHVHDNYKFLECCWRYGHKIHTFGSNYSTTIVQDPPSYHPKLGIGTFVYGTLNWAAQARSNSLEWVILSFDLASENFAPLSLPDINNRDEYYDPAVGVLRDRLCVCLKENYGGWILWVMEEYGVQESWTKLLTLFSNEHVYPPIFYSFKAMYMTEKDDVLAVSSQFFKLVIIKANDVRTSQRNFVDADHQNCYVYHESLVSPSHLGLPSFHY from the coding sequence ATGCGGCCGAAACCCCACTCTCCAACGAAGGCGCCACCCATCCTTCCGGAGGAGCTGATCGAGGAGATCCTGGTGAGGGTTCCGGCGAGTACCCTTGTGAAATTGAAGATTGTGTGCAAATCATGGAATGCACTCATCTCCAATCCCGAATTCACGAGCGACAACGTTTACCGGTCAAGAGCAGATCCAAGACTGGTATATCGCTCTCGAAGTAAATGCAAAATCCACTTTTCGTCGGTGCAGTCTCTATTCAAGAACCCATCCGCCCTTCTTACCAAAGATTGCTGCTTCGAGATGGATGATGATCTGCATATCTTGGGTTCCTGCAATGGCTTGATCTGCCTCGGCTTGATAAGCGGTCCTTTTCACTTGGGATCCATCAGATTGTGGAACCCCTGTACCAGATCGGCATCGGATTGGTTGAAAATTCGGGCGATAGATGGTGACATGTATGGTTTTGGCTATGATCATGTGCATGATAATTACAAGTTTCTTGAGTGTTGTTGGAGATACGGCCACAAAATTCACACCTTCGGTTCGAATTATTCGACAACCATCGTTCAAGATCCCCCATCTTACCACCCCAAGCTGGGGATAGGGACGTTTGTGTATGGCACTCTGAATTGGGCAGCTCAGGCTCGTAGCAACTCTCTCGAATGGGTGATCCTTTCCTTTGACTTAGCCAGCGAGAATTTTGCCCCATTGTCTCTGCCTGATATAAATAATAGGGACGAGTATTATGATCCTGCGGTGGGTGTGTTGAGGGACAGGCTTTGTGTTTGTTTGAAGGAAAACTATGGTGGTTGGATTTTGTGGGTGATGGAGGAGTATGGGGTTCAAGAGTCTTGGACTAAGTTGCTGACTCTATTTAGTAATGAGCACGTATATCCACCcatattttattcatttaaaGCCATGTACATGACGGAAAAAGATGACGTTCTGGCTGTTTCCTCTCAATTTttcaaattagttattattaaagcAAATGATGTCCGCACATCGCAACGAAATTTTGTCGACGCAGATCATCAGAATTGCTATGTTTACCATGAAAGCTTGGTTTCGCCCTCCCATTTAGGCCTTCCAAGTTTCCACTACTGA